In the genome of Leptospira saintgironsiae, one region contains:
- a CDS encoding LIC_20245 family lipoprotein: MNQKRTYLILSIIIVSLIGIFYLLFPGTSTNENTSYQGGLSEETLTRKENSLFEGGSFLDFSGHVEETVSAPVAITEEPVSKPSKTKSYLESLSPEEKAKLYEQLYEKFKPLTEKFPNNSLIPKKLSEEEIAKKKENEDRYYRIQREILERKDVPKEEMSFYLNAKLKRSDDMLEILKYGMENYQKLVNENPKNSNPEYEKLVKERLDGISKSREEVISAQKGN, translated from the coding sequence ATGAATCAAAAAAGAACGTATTTAATCTTATCCATAATTATCGTTTCCTTGATCGGAATTTTTTATCTTCTATTTCCGGGAACTTCTACAAATGAAAACACAAGCTACCAAGGCGGACTATCAGAAGAGACTCTGACTCGAAAAGAAAATTCTTTATTCGAGGGCGGATCCTTTTTAGATTTTTCTGGACATGTAGAAGAAACAGTCTCCGCGCCTGTTGCGATTACAGAAGAACCTGTTTCCAAACCTAGCAAAACAAAGTCTTATCTGGAAAGTTTAAGCCCAGAAGAAAAAGCCAAACTATACGAGCAACTCTATGAGAAGTTCAAACCTCTCACTGAAAAATTCCCTAATAATTCCCTTATCCCTAAAAAACTTTCTGAAGAAGAAATAGCTAAGAAAAAAGAAAACGAAGATCGTTATTATAGGATCCAAAGAGAAATTTTAGAAAGAAAAGATGTTCCTAAAGAAGAAATGTCCTTCTATCTAAATGCAAAACTAAAACGATCCGACGATATGTTAGAGATCCTGAAATACGGAATGGAGAATTACCAAAAATTAGTGAACGAAAATCCAAAGAACTCCAATCCGGAATACGAGAAACTGGTAAAAGAAAGATTGGATGGAATTTCTAAGAGTAGGGAAGAAGTGATCTCTGCTCAAAAAGGAAACTAA